The Halomonas sp. 'Soap Lake #6' genomic sequence TGGCCATCTTCTAAAGGTTCGCTGAAAAACAAGTTAGCCCGCATCAGTGGTGCTTGTGATTGCACCTGAGCGAGTGGTTCGGAGCTTGGGATGCCAGCCAGCTTGCGCAGCTGGATGCGAATGTGAGGTGCGTCAGTATCCAGCTTTAACAGCTTCTGTTCAGCCTCTTGGGTCGTTAATTTTTTTATCGAGCGACCGCTGCTATACCACGCAAATCTAACTCTGGATACTGGAGCTGGAGCAATAGGAATATGCCGCCAGCACTGTTTAAGATGTAGTCTGGCTAAACCACCCTGGCGTAACAGGTTACCAATTTCAGGGTGGCGTTTAGGTAGGCGTAATTTAATGTCACTTACTGATGGTGGGTGTGCCTGCTTAATATGCTGTAACAGCTCGCTGATCTGTGTTTTGACCACATTAATCGCTTCAAACTTGGCTATTAGCGGTGCATCAGCTGAGATAAGTGCAATATAGTTTTTTGTTTCGCGGCCATCCTGGCCCTGCTGATGCCACATATCAAGTAATGCTTGTCGCAGCCAGGAAGAGGCGTTTGGCGGTGTATGGAAGTGCCATGTAGGCGCCTGTTGCTGTTCATAATATGTTGCTGCCTGATCGATAGCGGCTATCAAATCGTCAAAACGAACATCAAGTTCATGCAGTAAATGATAAACAGGAAGGGCGCTATTGTTCATGGCTGCGGACTCTTGGCTAGGAAAGCGGGGCGTCTTTATCTGCTTGGGCGAGAAGCGTGTCTAGATCGGCTTCATCCATGGCAGATTCACCCGAAATACGGTGAGACTCTTCTGCCCATGCGCCTAGATCCAGTAACTGGCAACGTTTGCTGCAAAAAGGGCGAAAGATGCTCTCGGGGCTCCAGGCAACACGCTTACTACATTGCGGGCAGGCGACCTCTAGTGGTGCGTCGTTGGCGGGTGTTGGCATAATGCTCTCCTTGAGTTATAGAAGGCCGGATTGGTAATGCTGGTTCAGCTGCGTAACCTGATGCAGCATCGAAGCATGGTCCCCGCTGTTATCAATGATATCGTCGGCCTTTGCTAGGCGTTCTTCACGGGGCAGTTGGGCGGCGAGAATAGCACGCACCTGTGCCTTACTCACGCCATCTCGCTGAAGTGTTCGTTCAAGCTGAAGATCGACAGGCACATCAACGACGATAGTGCGGTTAACCAGGGCGTCTTGGCCTGATTCAAACAGCAGCGGTGAAACAAGCAACACATAGGGGGACTGGCGCTGTAAACGCTCAAGATGTAACAGGAGCCGCTCGCGAACTTGTGGGTGGGTCACTGATTCCAGCCATTGACGCTCTGCGGGATCATCAAACACAATACTGCGTAGGGCTGCTCGGTTCAGAGTGCCGTCGGAATTGAGTACTTTGTCTCCGAAACGCTGAGCAATGGCGGTTAACGCTGACTCACCAGGGGCGACCACCTCCCTTGCTACATCGTCGGCATCTACCCACCCAATGCCTAGCGAGCCGAAGGCCCGGGCGACTGTCGATTTTCCAGAGCCAATGCCGCCCGTTAGTCCAACAATCATGGTTGCTCCCTGATGGTGATGCGATTAATGATGTAATTAGCCATTAAATAGCCGCTTAAAAGTTACCACTAACGTTAAAGTCATTAAACGTAGTGGTAAAGGGGGGAAGATTAATAAAGCAACGATGCATAAAGCGCCATCAATTCATTGCCTGCCAGTAGGCAAACCCAGCCTGCCAAAGCTAAGAAAGGGCCAAACGGTAACGGTTGGCCGCGTAAATGCGGGGAGCGTACTTGAGCCACTAGTCCGACAATAGCGCCAATGCCTGCCGATAGCATCAGCAGTAATGGCAGCATGGGCCAGCCTACCCAGGCGCCCAAGGCGGCTAACAGCTTGAAGTCGCCAAACCCCATGCCCTCTTTGCCGGTCACAAGCTTAAATAGCCAGTAGAAACTCCAGAGTACTAAGTAGCCTGCCATTGCGCCGATAACGGCGCTTGGAAGCATAATTGGTTGGAAGAGTAACTGGTAGAGCAAGCCCGCCCACAGAAGCGGCAGTGTCATAATATCCGGCAGCAGATATGTTCGAAAATCGATCACTGCCAGGGCAAGAAGCGTTAAGCAGGCAGCATAGATAAATAATGCGCTGCCAGTGGTCCCGTAAAGAGCTAGTACAGCAATAGCCAGAAGCCCGCCCATAAGCTCTACCAGCGGGTACTGTGCGCTAATGGATGTTTTGCAGTGAGCACACTTGCCACGTCGTTTTACCCAGCCCAATACAGGTAGGTTATCGTGCCATGCGATAGGGTGCTCGCATCGTGGGCACATTGAGCTGGGGGTTGCTAGATTAAAGCGAGGTGAAGCCTCAGCGGGAAGCTCAAGAGACGCGCGAGCTTCATTGCGCCAACTACGCATTAGCATCAC encodes the following:
- a CDS encoding DNA replication terminus site-binding protein, producing the protein MNNSALPVYHLLHELDVRFDDLIAAIDQAATYYEQQQAPTWHFHTPPNASSWLRQALLDMWHQQGQDGRETKNYIALISADAPLIAKFEAINVVKTQISELLQHIKQAHPPSVSDIKLRLPKRHPEIGNLLRQGGLARLHLKQCWRHIPIAPAPVSRVRFAWYSSGRSIKKLTTQEAEQKLLKLDTDAPHIRIQLRKLAGIPSSEPLAQVQSQAPLMRANLFFSEPLEDGHTRCAMNIALPLIVPSKQPQLPHIKMPPLEPPTQRTRAKRRDEKLEQEAFLPSLRIYRYR
- the yacG gene encoding DNA gyrase inhibitor YacG, with translation MPTPANDAPLEVACPQCSKRVAWSPESIFRPFCSKRCQLLDLGAWAEESHRISGESAMDEADLDTLLAQADKDAPLS
- the coaE gene encoding dephospho-CoA kinase (Dephospho-CoA kinase (CoaE) performs the final step in coenzyme A biosynthesis.) produces the protein MIVGLTGGIGSGKSTVARAFGSLGIGWVDADDVAREVVAPGESALTAIAQRFGDKVLNSDGTLNRAALRSIVFDDPAERQWLESVTHPQVRERLLLHLERLQRQSPYVLLVSPLLFESGQDALVNRTIVVDVPVDLQLERTLQRDGVSKAQVRAILAAQLPREERLAKADDIIDNSGDHASMLHQVTQLNQHYQSGLL
- a CDS encoding prepilin peptidase; this encodes MDSPSILWYLFTLLIGLCFGSFLNVVITRVPVMLMRSWRNEARASLELPAEASPRFNLATPSSMCPRCEHPIAWHDNLPVLGWVKRRGKCAHCKTSISAQYPLVELMGGLLAIAVLALYGTTGSALFIYAACLTLLALAVIDFRTYLLPDIMTLPLLWAGLLYQLLFQPIMLPSAVIGAMAGYLVLWSFYWLFKLVTGKEGMGFGDFKLLAALGAWVGWPMLPLLLMLSAGIGAIVGLVAQVRSPHLRGQPLPFGPFLALAGWVCLLAGNELMALYASLLY